A genomic region of Mitsuaria sp. 7 contains the following coding sequences:
- a CDS encoding phage tail protein: MADDGSAQSATVWPLPKFRFEVKWDSAVMSFQEVSGLDVEAQPIEYRHGDSPAFSVLKMPGMKKYSDVTMKKGVFKGDNKFWDWFNEIKMNTIKRKPVTISLLDEAGKPTMVWTLTNAWPTKITSTDLKSTGNEVAIETIVIAHEGLVIANA, translated from the coding sequence ATGGCAGACGACGGATCAGCGCAATCGGCCACGGTATGGCCACTTCCCAAGTTCCGCTTCGAAGTGAAGTGGGATTCGGCGGTGATGTCCTTCCAGGAAGTGTCCGGACTGGACGTGGAAGCGCAACCCATCGAGTACCGGCACGGGGACAGCCCCGCGTTCTCGGTGCTCAAGATGCCCGGCATGAAGAAGTACAGCGACGTCACGATGAAGAAGGGCGTCTTCAAGGGCGACAACAAGTTCTGGGACTGGTTCAACGAGATCAAGATGAACACCATCAAGCGCAAGCCGGTGACCATCAGTCTCCTGGACGAGGCCGGCAAACCCACGATGGTGTGGACGCTGACCAACGCCTGGCCGACCAAGATCACCAGCACCGACCTGAAGTCCACCGGCAACGAGGTGGCGATCGAGACCATCGTGATCGCGCACGAAGGCCTCGTCATCGCCAACGCCTGA